A portion of the Pseudomonas sp. GR 6-02 genome contains these proteins:
- the uraD gene encoding 2-oxo-4-hydroxy-4-carboxy-5-ureidoimidazoline decarboxylase encodes MSHFQTLKPSTLSRDAFVAAFADIYEHSPWVAEKAFDLGQDASIDQIETLHQRMSDILLSADHASQLALINAHPDLAGKAAVQGQLTEASTHEQAGAGIHQCTAEEFERFTELNDAYKAKFKFPFIMAVKGSNRHQILAAFETRIHNSVDTEFKCALAQINKIALFRLLTL; translated from the coding sequence ATGAGCCACTTCCAGACACTGAAGCCCTCGACCCTGAGCCGCGACGCATTTGTCGCCGCCTTCGCCGACATCTACGAACACTCGCCATGGGTGGCCGAAAAAGCCTTCGACCTGGGCCAGGACGCTTCGATCGACCAGATCGAAACCCTGCACCAGCGCATGAGCGACATCCTGTTGAGTGCCGATCACGCAAGCCAACTGGCCCTGATCAACGCGCACCCGGACCTGGCCGGCAAAGCTGCCGTCCAGGGCCAACTGACCGAAGCCAGCACCCATGAACAGGCTGGCGCCGGTATTCACCAATGCACGGCCGAAGAGTTTGAGCGCTTCACCGAGCTGAACGACGCCTACAAGGCCAAGTTCAAGTTTCCCTTCATCATGGCGGTAAAAGGCAGCAACCGGCATCAGATCCTCGCGGCGTTCGAAACGCGCATTCACAATTCGGTCGACACCGAATTCAAATGCGCGCTGGCGCAGATCAACAAGATCGCGTTGTTCCGATTACTGACCCTATAG